The following are encoded together in the Robertmurraya sp. FSL R5-0851 genome:
- a CDS encoding GAF domain-containing protein — protein MYSMDMDNLYNQTYMKQACEQLQETIECDFVGLAFQESKGPNIGWKFASGNSNDKYERITLRYGKGIAGRVLSTGRPMEIKYFPQNILGKALEYPILLAEKLIYAYALPILINGIPKGVLLVGFRSETCISDDEKKLVEKAANDLIKFLTMEKL, from the coding sequence ATGTATTCAATGGATATGGATAACTTGTACAATCAGACATACATGAAACAGGCTTGCGAACAGCTTCAAGAAACGATTGAATGTGACTTTGTTGGTTTAGCTTTTCAAGAGAGCAAAGGACCGAATATTGGCTGGAAATTTGCTTCCGGGAATAGCAATGATAAATATGAAAGAATCACCTTAAGGTATGGGAAAGGAATTGCCGGTAGGGTGCTATCTACCGGAAGACCCATGGAGATAAAATATTTTCCACAGAATATACTAGGAAAAGCTTTAGAGTATCCTATCCTGTTAGCAGAAAAACTGATTTATGCTTATGCTTTACCTATACTAATCAATGGCATACCTAAAGGTGTATTGCTTGTAGGATTTAGGTCGGAAACATGCATCAGTGACGATGAAAAAAAGTTAGTTGAAAAAGCTGCAAACGATCTTATAAAATTTCTAACAATGGAAAAGTTGTGA
- a CDS encoding response regulator, whose amino-acid sequence MIKIILCDDHAVVRMGLKMLLSNHREMEVVGEASEGNEGIQLAQELKPDVVVMDLSMPHGKDGLSATSELKKLLPNVQILILTMHDDEEYLFRAIQAGASGCILKSAPHDELLGAIKMVAKGDAYLHPSATKRLMEEYIDSAKQGNHDTFSLLSDREREVLTLIAKGYANKEIAEKLTISVKTVETHKGNLMEKLQMKTRPELVAFALKKGLLGYGM is encoded by the coding sequence TTGATTAAAATAATTTTATGTGATGATCATGCTGTCGTTAGAATGGGATTAAAAATGCTTTTAAGCAACCATCGAGAAATGGAAGTGGTAGGAGAGGCATCTGAGGGAAACGAAGGGATTCAGTTAGCCCAAGAGCTAAAGCCAGATGTTGTCGTAATGGACTTAAGCATGCCACACGGCAAGGATGGGCTATCAGCGACATCAGAGCTAAAAAAGCTTCTGCCAAACGTACAAATCCTTATTTTAACGATGCATGATGATGAAGAGTATTTATTTCGGGCGATTCAAGCGGGTGCTTCAGGATGTATTTTGAAAAGCGCACCACATGATGAATTGTTAGGAGCCATAAAAATGGTTGCAAAAGGTGATGCGTACTTACATCCATCGGCCACGAAAAGGCTAATGGAAGAGTATATCGACAGCGCAAAACAAGGGAATCATGATACATTTAGTCTTCTTTCTGATAGAGAAAGAGAAGTATTAACTTTAATTGCAAAGGGTTATGCCAATAAAGAAATTGCAGAAAAATTGACCATTTCTGTTAAAACAGTTGAAACACATAAAGGAAATCTTATGGAAAAGCTCCAGATGAAAACTAGACCTGAACTAGTTGCATTTGCACTTAAAAAAGGCTTGCTAGGCTATGGAATGTAA
- a CDS encoding ATP-binding protein has product MKNSPTKNQISSYIIQSQEEEIKRIALELHEGVGQTLYSMYTGLQFIEQTLNSSNLKSYVNEMSELLEKTIQEVRLLSVELHPPTLTTLGLVPAMKSYLRMFTSTYGILVDLDIEGEEPNLAEPHKISLFRVCQEALGNVAKYADTHFVQLDFSFGEEKLKMTIKDNGKGFNVENEMQRSSGLAAMQERINLIGGQCVITSEIGVGTTIDVLLPL; this is encoded by the coding sequence ATGAAAAATTCACCGACGAAAAATCAAATTAGCTCATACATTATCCAATCACAAGAAGAAGAAATTAAACGTATTGCACTTGAGCTTCATGAAGGTGTTGGGCAAACCCTCTATAGTATGTATACTGGGCTTCAATTTATTGAACAGACCTTAAACAGTTCAAATCTGAAATCATATGTGAATGAAATGAGTGAATTACTTGAAAAAACAATACAGGAAGTTCGACTTTTGTCAGTAGAGCTTCATCCTCCTACGTTAACAACACTTGGGTTAGTACCAGCAATGAAAAGCTATTTACGGATGTTTACGTCAACCTACGGAATATTAGTCGACCTCGATATTGAGGGAGAGGAGCCGAATTTGGCAGAACCGCATAAAATATCCCTTTTTCGAGTATGTCAAGAGGCGTTAGGGAATGTAGCAAAATATGCGGACACGCATTTTGTGCAGCTCGATTTCTCATTTGGAGAAGAAAAATTAAAAATGACAATAAAGGACAATGGAAAAGGTTTTAATGTTGAAAATGAAATGCAGCGTTCAAGTGGATTAGCTGCAATGCAAGAGCGTATAAATTTAATTGGGGGCCAATGCGTGATAACTTCTGAAATAGGGGTAGGGACTACAATTGATGTTCTTTTACCGCTATAA
- a CDS encoding NarK family nitrate/nitrite MFS transporter — protein MSKGRITHWNPEDEQFWKKEGKRHAKRNLLISVPSLMMAFVVWQIWSVVAVRLNDVGFNFTPEQLFTLAAMPGLVGATLRFVYTFAVGKFGGRNWTVFSTAILAIPAVGIGFAVQNPDTPYTTMLILAALCGLGGGNFSSSSANMSFFFPKKEKGTALGINGGLGNMGVSVVQFVTPLIIASGTFALIGGSQTLPTGESVWIQNAAFIWVIPIAILTVAAWFGMDNIPTATQSVKDQFIIVKRKHTWIMTVLYVATFGSFIGYSAAFPLLLKSQFPEHVGLAFLGAFLAAAARPVGGWISDKLGGALVTAWVLVVMAIGASGVIYFTNDKMFTGFLASFLILFIAAGLGSGSTFQMIPDIFPVKEAAPVLGFTAAFAAYGSFFIPKLFGWSVNQFGTPVNAFYFFIAFYVISIALNWFYYQRSSVSTTPSKNVA, from the coding sequence ATGAGTAAAGGTAGAATCACTCATTGGAATCCGGAAGATGAACAGTTCTGGAAAAAAGAAGGTAAAAGACACGCCAAAAGAAACTTATTAATCTCCGTTCCATCGTTAATGATGGCATTTGTTGTATGGCAAATATGGTCGGTTGTGGCAGTACGCTTAAATGATGTAGGATTTAATTTCACCCCTGAACAGCTGTTTACTCTTGCTGCTATGCCTGGACTAGTGGGTGCAACTCTCAGATTTGTTTATACGTTCGCAGTAGGTAAGTTTGGAGGAAGAAACTGGACCGTATTTTCTACGGCTATACTAGCTATACCCGCAGTTGGTATTGGATTTGCTGTACAAAATCCTGACACACCATATACCACAATGCTCATCCTTGCTGCTTTATGTGGACTTGGTGGTGGTAACTTCTCCTCTTCTTCAGCGAATATGAGTTTCTTTTTCCCGAAAAAAGAAAAAGGAACTGCACTTGGTATTAACGGTGGACTAGGAAATATGGGTGTATCAGTTGTTCAATTCGTGACTCCTCTCATTATTGCATCTGGAACATTCGCTTTAATAGGTGGAAGTCAAACATTGCCAACTGGGGAAAGTGTTTGGATTCAAAATGCAGCTTTCATTTGGGTCATTCCGATTGCGATTTTAACGGTTGCTGCTTGGTTTGGGATGGATAATATTCCAACGGCAACTCAATCAGTAAAGGATCAATTTATTATCGTTAAGCGTAAGCACACTTGGATTATGACGGTTTTATATGTTGCTACTTTCGGTTCCTTTATCGGGTATTCTGCAGCATTTCCTTTACTACTAAAATCTCAATTTCCAGAACATGTTGGTTTAGCATTTCTAGGAGCATTTTTAGCAGCAGCCGCAAGACCTGTTGGTGGCTGGATTTCCGATAAATTAGGTGGAGCTCTTGTCACTGCTTGGGTTCTTGTAGTTATGGCAATTGGGGCTTCAGGAGTTATCTACTTTACAAACGATAAAATGTTTACAGGATTCCTAGCATCGTTCCTTATTCTATTTATTGCTGCTGGTTTAGGTTCTGGTTCGACATTCCAGATGATTCCAGATATCTTTCCTGTAAAAGAAGCAGCTCCAGTACTAGGATTTACTGCTGCATTTGCAGCCTATGGTTCATTCTTTATACCAAAACTTTTCGGTTGGTCAGTTAATCAGTTTGGAACACCAGTAAATGCGTTTTATTTCTTTATCGCGTTTTATGTGATATCCATTGCATTAAACTGGTTCTACTATCAACGTTCTTCTGTAAGCACAACACCTTCGAAAAATGTAGCATAA
- a CDS encoding QcrA and Rieske domain-containing protein — protein sequence MTHKNNKIPFNEDNYTHNINRNNERKLDRRGFMKTLVGAAGVFAVSSLPWGGVAAKELLGLGNKEYPHKKIVDIKSIPVGHSVDFKFPGEHDDAILIRLTETKYVAYQNACTHLRCPVFWEKEKGEMLCPCHHGKFDVETGAPTAGPPRRPLPEIEVKIEKDAVYAVKVKRYEV from the coding sequence ATGACACATAAAAATAATAAAATCCCCTTTAATGAAGATAATTATACCCACAATATCAATCGGAACAATGAAAGAAAGCTAGACCGTAGAGGATTTATGAAGACTTTGGTTGGAGCAGCTGGTGTATTTGCTGTATCATCTCTTCCGTGGGGAGGGGTGGCAGCTAAGGAGTTGTTGGGACTAGGAAACAAGGAATATCCTCACAAAAAGATTGTTGATATAAAAAGTATTCCTGTTGGTCATTCCGTGGATTTTAAGTTCCCAGGTGAACATGACGATGCCATACTAATTCGATTAACCGAAACAAAATATGTTGCTTATCAAAATGCATGTACTCACCTTCGTTGTCCAGTATTTTGGGAAAAGGAAAAAGGGGAAATGCTTTGCCCTTGCCATCATGGGAAGTTTGATGTGGAAACAGGAGCACCAACTGCCGGTCCTCCTCGTAGACCATTACCTGAAATTGAAGTGAAAATAGAGAAAGACGCAGTATATGCAGTGAAGGTGAAACGTTATGAAGTGTAA
- a CDS encoding 4Fe-4S dicluster domain-containing protein, translated as MKKRLYLELENCIGCRSCLAACTQCGGHEEKNRNYVYDVNPLVNRQTMPLMCLHCVNPACARSCPAQAIQIHETGAVLSALVEKCIGCQNCTIACPYGIPKFDTEQNLMYKCDLCIDRTKDGIPPMCASVCPSNTLQWLTDDEIEAKQKQFNLDNGKWVTSMPYLEGETNVRVNLPGILQGVTKLF; from the coding sequence ATGAAGAAGAGGCTCTATCTAGAATTAGAAAACTGTATCGGCTGTCGTTCTTGTCTGGCTGCCTGTACGCAGTGCGGAGGACATGAAGAGAAAAACAGAAACTATGTATATGATGTGAATCCTCTTGTAAACCGTCAGACGATGCCTCTCATGTGCCTTCATTGTGTCAATCCGGCATGTGCAAGAAGCTGTCCCGCTCAAGCGATCCAGATTCATGAGACGGGTGCTGTATTGTCTGCATTGGTTGAAAAGTGTATTGGTTGTCAAAACTGTACGATTGCTTGTCCATATGGAATTCCCAAATTTGATACGGAACAAAATCTTATGTACAAATGCGATTTGTGTATTGACCGGACAAAGGATGGTATACCTCCTATGTGTGCAAGTGTATGTCCATCAAATACATTGCAGTGGCTAACGGATGATGAAATAGAAGCAAAGCAAAAGCAGTTCAATTTAGATAATGGTAAATGGGTTACAAGTATGCCGTATCTTGAAGGCGAAACAAATGTACGAGTGAATCTCCCTGGTATTTTACAGGGAGTAACCAAGTTATTTTAG
- a CDS encoding molybdopterin oxidoreductase family protein encodes MQRDKFFKEVKNLHHPNEKLVKTHCSYCGMQCGMNLRVNTKTNKIIGVEPRYEWPVTVGKMCPKGVTAYQQTNHDDRILRPLIRDNQALKGTKEGFREASWEEAYTLIVKKFQELQKNYGKDSLSVFSGVSMTNEKCYLTGKFARVALGTRYIDYNGRFCMSSAAGGFMRSLGVDRGSTIPWTDIHETDCLLIAGSNTAECHPTSMFRIWNVQERGGYIIVVDPRETPIARRADLHLDLRPGTDLALANGILHQLIEMGHIDEHFVNNHTNGFEETKELVREFTPEYTSELTGVAPEKIIRAAEIYGKAPNAVVMFARGIEQQHKGVDNVSAYTNLALVTGKIGRPKSGVATFTGQGNGQGGREHGQKADALPGYRKIANPDHVREVSKVWGIKPEEMPQAGVSAYEMFELMTDKTIRGLYLLCSNPAVSAPNLNYVRNALKNLDFMVVADFYLSESAEFADVILPTTTWSEDEGTVTNLEGRIIKINKAQEPVGESKPDWEIQVELAERLGRGQYFSHLKTAKDVGDEFRLASKGGYADYYGATWEKIEKQDGVFWPCKDEADKGTPHMFLDKKFYHPDGKAKICALPYRPPAEEPCEEYPLRLTTGRVVYHYLSGNQTRRIQFLRDMCPEPYVEVHPDTASKYDIQHEEVVRLFTRRGTADYKVKITEAIRKDTVFVPYHFGHDQSINLLTIAALDPMSIMPEFKACAAQIEKLEIKKVQ; translated from the coding sequence ATGCAAAGGGATAAATTTTTTAAAGAAGTAAAGAACTTACATCATCCAAACGAGAAACTAGTAAAAACTCATTGTAGTTATTGTGGAATGCAATGTGGGATGAATTTACGAGTGAATACAAAAACAAACAAAATTATTGGTGTAGAGCCACGATATGAATGGCCTGTAACAGTTGGGAAAATGTGCCCGAAAGGTGTAACAGCTTACCAACAAACGAATCATGATGACCGGATTCTACGACCGTTAATTCGTGATAATCAAGCGTTAAAAGGAACAAAAGAAGGTTTCCGTGAGGCAAGTTGGGAAGAAGCATACACGTTAATCGTAAAGAAATTCCAAGAATTACAGAAGAATTATGGAAAAGATAGTCTTTCAGTTTTTAGCGGAGTATCAATGACAAATGAGAAATGCTATTTAACTGGAAAGTTTGCTCGTGTCGCACTAGGCACAAGATATATTGATTATAATGGCCGCTTCTGTATGTCAAGTGCAGCTGGTGGATTTATGAGATCACTAGGTGTCGATAGAGGCTCAACGATACCTTGGACAGATATACATGAAACAGATTGCTTGCTTATAGCTGGAAGTAATACAGCTGAATGTCATCCAACCTCTATGTTCCGCATTTGGAATGTACAAGAAAGAGGAGGGTACATCATCGTGGTTGACCCACGTGAAACACCCATTGCAAGAAGAGCGGATCTTCATTTGGATCTTCGTCCAGGTACAGACCTTGCCCTTGCAAATGGAATTCTCCATCAATTAATCGAAATGGGCCATATTGATGAACATTTTGTGAACAATCACACAAATGGATTTGAAGAGACAAAGGAATTAGTAAGAGAGTTTACCCCAGAATATACAAGCGAACTTACTGGTGTTGCTCCAGAGAAGATTATTAGAGCAGCTGAGATATATGGAAAAGCTCCAAATGCTGTAGTTATGTTTGCTCGTGGAATTGAGCAACAGCATAAAGGTGTTGACAATGTGTCTGCGTATACCAATTTAGCGCTCGTAACGGGCAAGATTGGTCGTCCAAAATCAGGCGTAGCCACTTTTACTGGTCAAGGCAATGGGCAAGGAGGACGTGAGCACGGGCAAAAGGCGGATGCACTTCCTGGTTATCGTAAGATTGCCAATCCAGATCATGTTCGAGAAGTAAGTAAAGTATGGGGAATCAAGCCGGAAGAGATGCCGCAAGCTGGTGTATCAGCATATGAGATGTTTGAGCTGATGACAGATAAAACGATTAGAGGTCTTTACTTACTATGCTCAAACCCAGCAGTTAGTGCTCCTAATCTTAACTATGTGCGAAACGCTTTAAAAAATCTCGATTTTATGGTTGTTGCAGATTTTTACCTTTCTGAATCAGCTGAATTTGCCGATGTTATTCTTCCAACAACCACTTGGTCGGAGGATGAGGGAACGGTCACCAATCTCGAAGGTCGAATCATTAAGATTAATAAAGCCCAAGAGCCTGTTGGTGAATCTAAACCAGATTGGGAAATTCAAGTTGAGCTTGCTGAAAGACTTGGAAGAGGTCAATACTTCAGCCATTTAAAAACAGCAAAAGATGTCGGAGACGAATTCCGCTTAGCCTCTAAAGGTGGTTATGCAGATTATTATGGAGCCACATGGGAAAAGATCGAGAAGCAAGATGGGGTGTTTTGGCCTTGTAAAGATGAGGCTGATAAGGGAACACCACATATGTTCTTAGACAAAAAGTTTTATCATCCAGATGGAAAAGCCAAGATTTGTGCACTTCCATACCGACCACCAGCGGAAGAGCCATGTGAAGAATATCCATTACGTTTAACAACTGGACGGGTGGTGTACCATTACCTATCTGGAAATCAAACGAGACGAATTCAATTTTTACGGGATATGTGTCCAGAACCTTATGTTGAGGTACATCCTGATACTGCTTCTAAATATGACATTCAACATGAAGAGGTCGTCCGACTGTTCACTCGACGTGGAACCGCTGATTATAAAGTGAAAATAACTGAAGCTATTCGAAAAGATACGGTGTTCGTACCATATCACTTTGGTCACGATCAATCTATTAATCTCCTTACTATTGCTGCACTGGATCCGATGTCAATAATGCCTGAGTTTAAGGCTTGTGCCGCACAAATAGAAAAACTAGAAATAAAGAAGGTGCAATAA
- a CDS encoding HD domain-containing protein, whose translation MRDVELKAIFDHHIAQKYLTRSGISHAIAVAYHSFHLAKKHSVPVDLAAKAGLLHDIGHFTWYKNGKWDYEMYKKYDIHPIKGAERAHKLLIRLGENPASAKVISHAILFHTDSFLPTNTIVRTPLQEIVKKADEMDEEEGGLHHYRTISNERARKSLERLDHMIDIELNGG comes from the coding sequence TTGCGTGACGTTGAATTAAAGGCGATTTTTGACCATCACATTGCACAAAAATATTTGACTAGATCAGGCATTTCCCATGCGATTGCTGTCGCTTATCATTCCTTTCACTTAGCAAAGAAACACTCAGTACCCGTTGATTTAGCAGCAAAAGCTGGGTTGCTGCATGATATTGGACACTTCACCTGGTATAAAAATGGGAAGTGGGATTATGAAATGTATAAAAAATATGATATCCATCCTATAAAAGGGGCTGAACGCGCTCATAAATTATTAATCCGCCTAGGTGAAAACCCCGCGTCAGCAAAGGTCATTTCTCATGCCATTCTTTTTCATACCGATTCATTCTTACCAACTAATACAATCGTTAGAACTCCCTTGCAAGAAATCGTAAAAAAGGCGGATGAGATGGATGAGGAAGAAGGGGGATTGCATCATTATCGAACCATTTCAAATGAGAGGGCAAGAAAAAGTTTAGAAAGATTAGATCACATGATTGATATCGAGTTAAATGGGGGATAA
- a CDS encoding aminoacyl-tRNA hydrolase — protein MNNEVVQYYVVNEDLNLAPGKLASQIAHAATISTINMVSSKQARFPDYFEYYVEWYQSGMKKMILRGSENELETLVESGFYAVHEKGVTEVLNGKLSVVALPPMPRLLSKRFVSQFKRY, from the coding sequence GTGAATAATGAGGTCGTGCAATACTACGTTGTGAACGAGGACTTAAACCTGGCTCCGGGGAAACTAGCCTCACAAATTGCCCATGCTGCTACTATATCCACCATAAATATGGTCAGCTCCAAGCAAGCTAGGTTTCCTGATTACTTTGAATACTATGTAGAATGGTACCAGTCAGGTATGAAAAAAATGATATTAAGGGGCAGTGAAAACGAGCTAGAAACGTTGGTGGAAAGCGGTTTTTATGCGGTTCATGAAAAAGGAGTCACTGAAGTGCTAAATGGAAAGTTATCGGTAGTTGCCTTACCACCAATGCCTAGACTGTTAAGTAAAAGATTCGTAAGCCAGTTTAAACGGTATTAA
- a CDS encoding N-acetylmuramoyl-L-alanine amidase, which produces MVKIFLDPGHGGTDPGATGNGLQEKNITLSIASTIRNFLINEYENVEVQMSRTGDQTVSLISRTNTANTWGADFFLSIHVNAGGGTGFESYVYPDAGAPTTTYRQAIHEEVLKVANFSNRGQKQADFHVLRETNMDAVLTENGFIDNNSDAEKLRSPAFITSLARGHTNGLARAFNLRRKTTPDPSTGQRVYRVQIGAFRNRENAERLAERAVAKGFETYVYQEDGLFKVQIGAFADRKRAEELANRAEREGFDAFVHQG; this is translated from the coding sequence ATGGTGAAAATATTTTTGGATCCAGGTCATGGTGGAACAGATCCTGGAGCGACTGGTAATGGACTTCAAGAAAAAAATATAACACTAAGTATAGCTTCTACCATTCGTAATTTTCTTATCAATGAATACGAAAATGTTGAAGTACAGATGAGTCGAACGGGGGACCAAACCGTGAGTTTAATTTCCCGAACAAATACAGCAAACACCTGGGGAGCTGACTTCTTCCTCTCGATACACGTAAATGCAGGTGGGGGAACTGGTTTTGAGAGTTATGTTTATCCAGATGCAGGCGCCCCTACAACTACGTACCGTCAAGCTATACATGAGGAAGTTCTTAAAGTAGCAAACTTCTCTAACAGAGGACAAAAGCAAGCTGATTTTCATGTACTAAGGGAAACCAATATGGATGCAGTCCTTACAGAAAATGGATTTATTGATAACAATTCTGATGCTGAGAAGTTAAGAAGTCCGGCTTTTATTACAAGCTTGGCAAGGGGGCATACGAACGGATTGGCTAGGGCGTTTAATTTAAGAAGAAAAACGACACCTGATCCATCGACTGGACAAAGAGTTTATCGAGTACAAATAGGAGCATTTCGAAATAGAGAAAATGCGGAAAGGCTAGCTGAAAGAGCAGTTGCGAAAGGTTTCGAGACCTATGTATACCAAGAGGATGGGTTATTTAAAGTCCAAATAGGCGCATTCGCAGATAGAAAACGAGCTGAAGAGTTAGCAAATAGGGCAGAAAGAGAAGGCTTTGATGCATTTGTTCATCAAGGATAA
- a CDS encoding transposase, with the protein MKPTVVSHEDYQNFVLEQLRKHYSGNVLTIVNNDWPIIYKLWITDLSQITSWLRSSYSNKGPEPRDPSSMMRSYLLLLLAKPTLSITEWVDELYRVPFYAIMSGFEPGKVPGIGTFYDFFHRLWGRDNANIKPNIKPKRQKKKKKKPKKGEKASPSSPGIVRKLIDRFFRYDAKKKVLPSDRLFELFQSQFLHVSANLGLLGDLDALGVVGDGTPIETARFPRSKRTCECSAQGLTNCNHPRHYSQPDIDSGWDSSRERYFNGYHLYMLSTSDSRYDLPLYPRLQPASRHDSVSLVASSIEFSQRTTLGTIGKILLDAAHDAEPIYELLDHYNIEPFIDLNVRTKKNFSTESDIQISPEGTPICSAGLKMKPNGFDKSKNRQKWRCPLACGTKITCENPCSKAKYGRTFHTFRKDNLRLFTKTPRTSEKWKLTYKRRTSVERSNKREKVDYHLELGRHRSTKMWYIRTYAIMMCQHIDAWYDVKKEKLNLENVIFKKSA; encoded by the coding sequence GTGAAGCCAACTGTCGTTAGTCATGAAGATTACCAAAACTTCGTTTTAGAACAATTAAGAAAGCATTACTCTGGTAACGTCCTTACTATTGTAAATAATGATTGGCCCATTATTTACAAGTTATGGATCACTGACCTTTCTCAGATTACCTCGTGGCTTCGGAGCTCTTATTCGAATAAAGGTCCGGAGCCTCGTGATCCGTCTTCTATGATGCGCTCTTACCTTTTGCTTCTTTTGGCTAAACCAACTCTCAGTATTACTGAATGGGTTGATGAATTGTATCGAGTGCCTTTCTATGCCATCATGAGTGGCTTTGAACCGGGGAAAGTTCCTGGTATAGGGACTTTCTACGATTTTTTCCACCGTTTATGGGGAAGGGATAACGCTAATATAAAACCCAATATCAAACCGAAACGCCAAAAAAAGAAAAAGAAGAAACCCAAGAAAGGCGAAAAAGCGTCCCCATCAAGTCCAGGTATAGTTAGAAAGTTAATCGATCGTTTTTTTCGTTATGATGCTAAGAAAAAAGTGCTGCCAAGCGATCGATTATTTGAATTATTTCAATCTCAATTTCTCCATGTATCAGCGAACCTAGGCTTACTCGGAGACTTGGACGCTCTAGGGGTTGTCGGAGACGGTACCCCGATTGAAACGGCTAGATTTCCAAGAAGCAAGCGTACTTGTGAATGCAGTGCCCAAGGACTAACGAATTGTAACCATCCTCGTCATTATTCCCAACCTGACATCGACTCAGGGTGGGACAGTTCACGGGAACGCTACTTCAACGGATACCATCTCTACATGTTATCCACTAGCGACAGTCGATACGACCTACCCTTGTATCCAAGACTTCAACCAGCTTCCCGGCATGATTCTGTCAGTCTTGTTGCCAGTTCTATTGAATTTTCGCAACGCACTACCTTGGGCACAATTGGTAAGATTCTCTTGGATGCTGCTCATGATGCGGAACCTATTTATGAATTGCTAGATCATTATAATATCGAGCCTTTCATTGATCTGAATGTTCGAACCAAGAAAAATTTCAGCACTGAAAGCGATATACAAATATCTCCCGAAGGGACACCAATTTGTTCTGCAGGGTTAAAAATGAAGCCCAATGGTTTTGATAAATCCAAAAACCGGCAGAAATGGAGATGTCCACTCGCATGCGGCACAAAAATTACTTGTGAGAATCCCTGTTCTAAAGCTAAATACGGTCGAACATTTCATACATTCCGGAAGGACAACCTTCGGTTGTTTACTAAGACTCCGAGAACGTCTGAAAAGTGGAAGCTAACTTATAAGCGTCGTACATCTGTAGAACGGTCGAACAAACGTGAAAAGGTTGATTATCATTTAGAATTAGGTCGTCATCGTTCCACGAAAATGTGGTACATTCGGACTTATGCCATTATGATGTGCCAACATATTGATGCTTGGTACGACGTTAAAAAAGAAAAGCTGAATCTCGAAAATGTCATTTTTAAAAAGTCTGCTTAA